The following are from one region of the Balaenoptera acutorostrata chromosome 18, mBalAcu1.1, whole genome shotgun sequence genome:
- the LOC130705589 gene encoding PC4 and SFRS1-interacting protein-like, protein MTRDFKPGDLIFAKMKGYPHWPARVDEVPDGAVKPPTNKLPIFFFGTHETAFLGPKDIFPYSENKEKYGKPNKRKGFNEGLWEIDNNPKVKFSSQQASTKQSNASSDVEVEEKETSVSKEDIDHEEKASNEDVTKAVDITTPKAARRGRKRKAEKQVETEEAEVVTTATASVNLNVSPKRGRPAATEVKIPKPRGRPKMVKQPCPSESDMVTEEDKSKKKGQEEKQPKKQLKKDEEGQKGEDKPRKEPDKKEGKKEVESKRKNLAKTGLTSTSDSEEEGDDQEGEKKRKGGRNFQTAHRRNMLKGQHEKEAADRKRKQEEQMETEHQTTCNLQ, encoded by the coding sequence ATGACTCGCGATTTCAAACCTGGGGACCTCATCTTCGCCAAGATGAAAGGTTATCCTCATTGGCCAGCTCGAGTAGATGAAGTTCCTGATGGAGCTGTAAAACCACCCACAAACAAActacccattttcttttttggaactcATGAGACTGCTTTTTTAGGCCCAAAGGACATATTTCCTTactcagaaaataaggaaaagtacGGCAAACCAAATAAACGAAAAGGCTTTAATGAAGGTTTATGGGAGATAGATAACAATCCGAAAGTGAAATTTTCAAGTCAACAGGCATCAACTAAACAATCAAATGCGTCATCTGATGTTGaagttgaagaaaaagaaactagtgTTTCAAAGGAAGATATTGACCATGAAGAAAAAGCCAGCAACGAGGATGTGACTAAAGCAGTTGACATAACCACTCCAAAAGCTGccagaagagggagaaagagaaaggcagaaaaacaaGTAGAAACCGAGGAGGCAGAAGTAGTGACTACAGCAACAGCATCTGTTAATCTAAACGTGAGTCCTAAAAGAGGACGACCTGCAGCTACAGAAGTCAAGATTCCAAAACCAAGAGGCAGACCCAAAATGGTAAAACAGCCCTGTCCTTCAGAGAGTGACATGGTAACTGAAGAAgacaaaagtaagaaaaaagggCAAGAGGAAAAACAACCTAAAAAGCAGCTTAAAAAGGATGAAGAGGGCCAGAAGGGAGAAGATAAGCCAAGAAAAGAGCCAgataaaaaagaggggaaaaaagaagttgaatcaaaaaggaaaaatttagcTAAAACAGGGCTTACATCAACCTCTGATTCTGAAGAGGAAGGAGATGATCAAGAAggtgaaaagaagagaaaaggtggAAGAAACTTTCAGACTGCTCATAGAAGGAATATGCTGAAAGGCCAACATGAGAAAGAAGCAGCAGATAGAAAACGCAAGCAAGAGGAACAAATGGAAACTGAGCACCAAACAACATGTAAtctacagtaa